The genomic window ATAACGTACAGAAGGGGGGAAAACGTTATTGACGAGATTTGGATTACGTGTCTAATAACGTTGCTTCTATACGTCAGTTCGTTTCGCTGAGGACTGGCGAGGTAAGATGGCGGCGCCAGAGGAGCAGGAATTATCTCAGGCGCAGACCGAGAAACTCCTTCAGTTTCAGGTTGGATACATTTTTCCTTGCTCTTTTAGAAGGCTAACGAATGTTTGCATACCTGCCAACAATGTAAACAGTTTACATACTGACTGTTCGAAAATCTTCATTGGAGTTAAATTCTCTTAAAATAAGCAGCCAGCAAGTAAGCCAGCTAGCTTGCTTAGCAAGCTAATGTTGCTAAGTTATGTTGGCCAGCTAGCTAGTTATCTATTTAGTGGGCATAAACTCTTGCTAATATAGCTAGCTGTGTCGTTTGTATACACTCCAGCTAGGGTAGCTACTATCTCAATTTTAGCTAAGCTGCATTAATGTACATGATGGCACGACTATGATGGTTTGTAGCGAGTTGAACATGGGTATAATCCGTTTGTAGGTGATAACGTCACGTTTGACACCATTTCGCAATATCGAACCAAATATTGACAAACATGTTAAGTTATCAAATAGAACAATACACATTGGCTTACTACCAAATATCACTCAACATTCACGATTCGGTAAATGGACATGGTATATTAACCTATTTGCGAGAATACGGTTCACATTATAGTTAGGTTTGGTTACTCATCAAACTTCGTGAACACGTTAGTTAGCTGGCCAGCCTGTTAGCTAGCGTTGTTAATGCACACATCCACCACTTGCTATGTAGCCCTTTAGTATGTTGCACGGCTAAGGTTTCGTATCGGTTTACTTTTCTTGCAGTTGATTGTCGCCGCTCCTTATGGTTCGCTTAATGGAGATGACGCTTTGATATAAGCCCATTGCCTACAATTTGTCACTCCTGATAAGCTCACTTGCTTTTGGGTCTTGCTTCTCGTATCATCTCAGCACTGCTTGACATTAGCTTGCTATTGGCAGTGTATGCTATGTTCGAAACTCAAACCGGACACAGTGATAGTCTTAGTTGATTTACTGGTTAAACACATCAATTAAATTAGCGTTTAGTTAGAGCTTTACAGTTAAACAGATTTGTTTTAGCGTTCATGACGACAATATTATTTCCCTTGGGAACACACATTGGCAATATAAGTTATATAAGTTGCCGGCTGTCGtcaatgtgaaaaagaaaccGAGCCTTTGGAGAATTCATATATGTTACTTGAGTTGGTTTATTCACGCAACCTCCCTGTGAAGATATGGAGGTATTATACTTCACAGTTGTTGGCATCTTGTGAGTTCATCAGGCTTAAAGTGAAATAACCTTTAACTATTCTTCAGAGACTTAAAAGAGTCAGTTGTCTTGCGAAGAGCTTCTATTGGGGGTGTGACTAATGATTGTCCATGTGCTCACACAGGACCTGACAGGCTTGGAGTCAATGGACCAATGTCGGCGCACGTTAGAACAACACAATTGGAACATTGAGGTGAGATTCATTCTTTTGATTAGTGACAGCTTTTTGACAGGGCCttcattgtcttttctttgctgAATTGGGATGCTTTTGACAGAGCGAATGGGTTTCATTTATCTCAATCTCTCTTGCTTTTATAGGCAGCAGTACAAGATAGACTAAATGAACAGGAAGGAGTTCCTAGTGTTTTTAACCCGCCACCCTCCAGACCTTTACAGGTCAATACAGCAGACCACAGAGTGTATAGCTATATTGTCTCAAGGCCACAGCCAAGAgtaagtgtttttttggttttattaaACAGCAAATTGTATTCGTTTTAAAAAGAACATAAGCTTTGATTTTGTTATCTCTGTTTAATATTAAGAACTGCTCAGAGAACATCTTATAACTTTGCACTTCAGCATAGTCCTCTTATTATAAAGGACTAAATTATAGTTATGGTAAAGGCTGTcattaacattttgtttctacTTCTGTCAGGGCTTGTTAGGTTGGAGTTACTACTTGATAATGCTCCCCTTCAGGTTTACATATTACACACTTTTGGACATCTTCAGGTAATAACGAATGTGGTGTAACAATTCATTCTTGCTTGAGATTATTAACTGTACCATGTTCAAATATTTAGACTAAGCCATTTTAATTGCTAGTTTATTCAGTGGTGCCATGCTTATACTTTGTGTGATTCTCGCTCCCCAGGTTTGCTCTGCGGTTCATTCGGCCAGACCCCAGAGGTCGTGTCACAGATCCAGTTGGAGACGTGGTGTCCTTTATTCATAGTTTTGAGGAGAAGTATGGCCGATCACATCCTGTTTTCTACCAAGGGACTTATAGTCAGGTCAGTTTGaatggggttttgtttgtttgtttttgttttttgtgtgtgtgtgtgttttcatgtttagCAATTTATGCAGGGAACATAGttatgcacacattcacacactgagaaCATGCAGTTTTGTGGTGATTTAAAATTGGAAAAGAACGGATTCTTTTCAGCGAGACAGTATCAGGTCATTTAGCTCTCATTGGAAAGAAATCAGTTTGTTCTTACTACTCAAATACCTAAATTCAACATTGATTCATAATTTGTAAACAATAATTTGCTGTGTAAACAAGGTGATAATATGTATGAGGATAAGTTAGGATGTTCAGTCTTCCTGAAAATGGATCCCCAAAAAGATCAACaatttccattttaaatttCCACAGCACAGTCCTCTTAAGTAGGTTCAACCTCTTCTGACAACCAGCAGTGTAAATTGCTCATACTGAAAAGTCCAGCCCTAAAACGTGTGGATgaattatctatctatctatctatctatctatatatccaTCTGCCCATTCATTTGTTGTCCATCAATCGGTAAAGATTCCCTTAGTGTCTTTTTGTAAGTGTAACTTTATATCCATGAAAGGGATTCAATATTAATGGGTCAGTACTGTATGAATTTTTCAGTCCTTCATCATGCAAATGATGTACCTGTAAGACAACTACTGTCACCTAATAAATGATAAAAGTAAGGATATTTTTCCAGTAATTCATCctccttttaaaatgacatattggTCACTAATTAACAGTTAACAGATTAGAGTTTTGTGATTgctctgctgttctgtgtgctgtagCAATAATAACAGCTGTTTAGCAGCGTTGGCTTCATCTATTGTAAATGTGCTCTTTGTAATCACATTTTATGTCCTTTTCGTAGGCGCTGAATGATGCCAAACGGGAGCTGCGTTACTTGTTAGTTTACCTACATGGAGACGATCACCAGGACACAGATGAATTTTGCCGGTACGTCAAGTCATCGTAAAATGGCagcattctttctctcctcagctTCCTCAGGCTTTCATGTGACgctgtgctctgtttttttttttttttttttttatatccccGTTTAGAAACACGTTATGTACAGAAGAGGTTGTGAACTTCATCAATACAAGAATGCTCTTCTGGGCGTGTACCACCAGCAAACCAGAGGGATACCGAGGTACCTGGTCTCCCATTTTTGGCGCGCGCATGTTCAAAGGAATAACTTTTAGCGCAGATAAATTACCAAAAGGTCATAGCTTCTAACTGACTTTGAATTCTGATTTGTATGGCTTGTGAAACATGCACCAAACaaagcatttgtttgtgtgtgtcagtgtctcaaGCTTTGCGGGAGAACACATATCCCTTCTTGGCCATGATTATGCTGAAGGACCGGAGAATGACCGTGGTTGGTAGGCTGGAAGGACTGATCCAACCAGAAGACCTAATCAACCAGCTCACTTTCATCATGGAGGCCAACCAGACATATCTGATGTCAGAGAGGCTAGAGAGGTGAGCAGTGCTTCACAGCTGGTTTCCAGCAAGCACAGGGTATATTTTGTTAGTATCAGCATGTTCCTTGGGTTGAGTGAGCTTTCCAGTAAGACGTGAACAATGAATTTTTCCAGAAGAGAGTCAAGTATGACATACCATGTGCATGACTCAGTAGAGACaggagtgattgtgtgtgtgtgtgtgtgtgtgtgtgtgtaatccaggGAGGAGAGGAACCAGACCCAAGTGCTGAGACAGCAGCAGGATGAGGCCTACGAAGCTTCTCTCCGAGCAGACCAGGAGAAGgacaggaagaagagagaggagcaggaacagAAACGccaagaggaggagaaggctcGTCAGAGCATATTAGCTGAGGAAAGAAGGCGAAGGGTGAGTAACTTtgacaaataaaaatgagaaaaaggatTAGAGAGCCAAGGATTTGAGATTATATGTCCAACGTGGAGCCCACTCACTCTCATTGTTCATCGTACCGGTCTGGGAAATTACTCTGTAATTACACAAATATATTCAGACTGCAATGCAGCGGTACTGGAGGCTGTTCAGTGGCTGCTTTGTAACAGACCTAACAATGCCTTTTGATTGTGATACAGCATAACCTTGAGTGCCTCGTAACTTTCATAATGAAGAACTACATACTAGAAACAACAACAAGGACATAGTTTCATTCAAGATATTTTTCATTACTAGGAATTGTGATTTATACCTGAACCATAAAGCCCTACCACAGAGACACTTCTCTACAGACATTGTGGTTAAGTGAGAGAGGGTACTTACAATTGTGGCTCTTGCCCACCTTGAATGAAAGTAGTTTTGGTAACCTCTATATAAgtgcaaaattattttaataaggGAAGGGAAGGTAAACGGATAAAGGCTTTATGAGGTGATTGTGGATAAAGCGTTACTCTGTTGCAGTCAGGAAGCTTTAAGGGCTAGAACTGTTTTACAAAAGTAATTCTGACAGTGATGTCATCTAATTATAAAACATGATggttttcagtttgtcagtaGCATTAGATTTAATACTCTAATATGacaccccccttttttttttttttttgatgtattttggTTGTAGACActtgaggaggagaaggagcgCAAGTCTGAATGTCTTCCTCCAGAACCAGCCATCAATGACCCAGACAGTGTCAAAATAGTGTTCAAACTGCCCAACGACACACGAGTCGAGCGGAGGTTCCTGTTTGGGCAGTCTCTAACGGTAATGGCGCTCCTCAAATTTCACAGACCTAGTTCGGGAACCATTTAAAAACTTGTTAActgacctttcttttcttttcttttctttttcttctgttgctAGGTAATATATGACTTCCTGTTTTCCTTGAAAGAAACTCCAGAGAAATTCCAAATAGTAACAAACTTCCCTCGCCGGGTCCTGCCTTGCCTGCCCACCGAAGAGCAGCCCAACCCTCCCACGTTGAAGGAAGCAGGTCTCAGTCGCTCTGAGGTTCTATTTGTGCAGGACCTGACAGACGATTGACCTTCAGCTGACCTCATCCTCTCGCAgcgttttctttcctttttgttttgttaaacaGCCATCGTGCACAAGGGATCACTGAAATAAACCTATGTTGGAAAGAATTTAGCCCACGTCCCCTCCAGTAAGGTTCGGTAATATCAGATGAGTGCAAGGTGAACGACTATGTAAATACATTACctagatatttaaaaaaaaaaaaaaagacaacaaacaagcCTGAAATTCACTTTACAAATGTAAATCAAAGTTGACCTTATAATGCATTTGTCATCTAATGACCAAATGAAAGTTGGTGGTGAAGTATCAGATGGGGTGTCGGCAGTTGCTGAGACAGATGAAAAAGGCCACAGTGTTGAGTTGTGGCCTTGTCTATATAGAATAGTACAAGTCTGCCCATAGTGTGCCTGTGGTAATTCATAGATGCCTGTTTCGCCCATGTACCATCTGAATGGGCTGGTCATGTAAAGATGTAATTTTCCAATtctaaattaaacattttaaaatgttgtggtGGTTTGATTTTGAGAATATTCTTGTTCAAGCATTTGGTAACCTTTGCATTGCAGCCTGCTGCTGGACACTGCTAACCTTGAAGCCATGtcagttttaatatttttgtaggtatgtggaaaaaaaacaataaaaatgttaaactaATATATGagtaaaatatttcttttaaagcaTATTATTGATGAAGGCTGTAAGACAATACATGTGTTTTTGGGAAGTCATCCTGTAAGGTGTGGTGTCCCAACCTGATTATAGACTGAATCCAGCAATTGTGATGTGATTACAGCTGATAAAATGTTCTCTCAATACAACAGGGAGATTTTTTTGCTGTAACTACTGATCTATGAAAGGTCTACAAAGGAACTGATGAAGTAGTCATTGTAGTATTGGTATACATCATACATTTATTAGTGAACAACCCTCTCAAATCAGccacaacaattaaaaaaaatatgattgcACTACTCATTAAAGCAGAACTAGcaactttcatttaaaaaaagtacAAATC from Chanos chanos chromosome 2, fChaCha1.1, whole genome shotgun sequence includes these protein-coding regions:
- the faf2 gene encoding FAS-associated factor 2 — translated: MAAPEEQELSQAQTEKLLQFQDLTGLESMDQCRRTLEQHNWNIEAAVQDRLNEQEGVPSVFNPPPSRPLQVNTADHRVYSYIVSRPQPRGLLGWSYYLIMLPFRFTYYTLLDIFRFALRFIRPDPRGRVTDPVGDVVSFIHSFEEKYGRSHPVFYQGTYSQALNDAKRELRYLLVYLHGDDHQDTDEFCRNTLCTEEVVNFINTRMLFWACTTSKPEGYRVSQALRENTYPFLAMIMLKDRRMTVVGRLEGLIQPEDLINQLTFIMEANQTYLMSERLEREERNQTQVLRQQQDEAYEASLRADQEKDRKKREEQEQKRQEEEKARQSILAEERRRRTLEEEKERKSECLPPEPAINDPDSVKIVFKLPNDTRVERRFLFGQSLTVIYDFLFSLKETPEKFQIVTNFPRRVLPCLPTEEQPNPPTLKEAGLSRSEVLFVQDLTDD